Below is a window of Humulus lupulus chromosome 2, drHumLupu1.1, whole genome shotgun sequence DNA.
GATTTGTTGGGCCGTGCTCATGGCGAAAGTGGACGTTCTGGCTGGTCACCTAAGTTTCCGAAGTCATCAGCTCCAGCGGCTCAAAATGAGGCAGGTTCCGCCTCCGTTGGGTCCACTTCCAATGTCACAGCAGCTTCAAAGTTTCAAACACTCAACAACACTTCCTTACCGGTTAAACGGTTGTCACCTGCTGAGATTAAAGAGAAGCGTGAAAAGGGTTTGTGCTTCACGTGTGATGAGAAATATAGCTTCGGTCATAAATGCAAAAACAGAGTACTCATTTTATGTGCCCAGGGAGAGGAAGAAGAGGAAGAGGATACACCTGCGGGCGTAGAGGAATTGGCAGAACTTGATGACTCCCAAGCAGATGAGGTTAGTTTGAATTCATTATCTAATTCAACTAATCCGAGAATATTTCGCATTATGGCACACCACGGCAAGGAGCCTCTAGAGGTTCTAATTGATACAGGAAGCAACAATAATTTCATCCAAGAGGCCTTAGCAGCTCGATTGGGTCTGAATTGTGAGGTCACTAAACGATTTAAAGTATACATGGGCAATGGGAATTCTCTCTGGTGTTCACAGCTTTGCAAAGGAGTGGAATTAGTGTTACAGGGCCATAAATTTCTTGTGGATCTTTATATTCTGCCTATTTGGGGTCTCAACGTGGTGTTGGGAATGCAATGGCTTCAAACCTTGGGGCCTTGCATCCATGATCACAAAGCCTTAACGATGGAATTTCAGTGGCAAGGGGCGGTTGTTAAATTAGCAGGATCATCGAATTTGGCAAATCATCAGTTATCATTCACGCAACTTCGCTCTTTGGTTCGAGAGGGTGATGTACGTGAGCTGTTTAAGCTGGCCGCGGGATGTGAACAGCAGGATAACTCTGTTTTGGAGATGGCAGAAATAGAAGCTACTCTACCTATGGCTGCCAAGGGCATACTTACAGAATTCTCAGATGTCTTTGCTGAACCGACCCATTTACCGCCTCACCGTGGCACGGATCACCGCATTTGCTTGCAACCAGGTACTTCACCTCCCACTTGCTATTCACTGCCTGAACTAAGTATCAACAACAAACCAGTTATGGTTCCCCAGGCCATTTTGGCTACGAGACTCGTTGGCAACAACGACCACAAGAAGCCCCAAGTACTCGTGCAGTGGTCTTTAAGTGCACCGGAAGACGCCACTTGGGAAGATTTTCAGGAGTTTTGTCAACTATACGACCTTAccaaccttgaggacaaggtcgtTTTCGAGGAGGGGAGTAGTGTTAGCCCAAACCCAAACCAAAAGAGTGGCCCAATAACTCTTGACCCAAATCAGATACAAGACAAAATGGAAGGCTGGTTTGATGAGTCGACAGCAGGAGTAGAACCCAGCCCTCTGCGTGAAACCAAAGAAGGCAGCAAGAAGGAGTGGAAGTCTCATACCAGCAAGGGTGGGAGAGTGAGAACGCGTGCGACTCGAGTGCGCGTGAGACCCCGCTGACTCCAAGAGTTTGTTAGAAGGGAGAGACGCTGAAGAAGAGTTTGTTACGCTGGAGAAGGAGCAGAGGAGTAAACTGATTTTCTGTTATTGTAATTTCCTAATTACTTTGTTTAAATAGCAAGATTGTATTCAATCAAAGGGTTGTTGATTGTTAAGCTTAATTGCTTTTGGAGTTTTGTATTGACTCGAAGAATACATTTCCCTGATACTGAGCTATCACTAGTCCTACAATAATGAGTATTAAAGTGGAGGATTTCATGGTTTACAGAGATGAATGAGTGACTGCTTCTACGGTCAACTTGAAGACGTTATTATATAGTACTTTGCGACAGTGACACAACAATAATTGAAATCTTATTATGACTGTTAATTTATATGTTCAACTTTATCTCATatgatttgatgagttttttaatCAACGTCATAATAAAAATATTGACTGGACATGGGGCATGCAATCAATATCAACAGCGAGCCTAAAGTTCATTTCATTACAAGCTTAAAGTACTGAAGCCAATTTTTCCATTTTCAAAATTAACTTTGCATTGAATGATGatgattttaatttgataatCAATTGACAGAAAAGTGTGCAAGCTAATAAATAGAGAGAAAATGTTATTTGACACGGCAGGGGCTACTTCCACACGGTATCACTGGAATTTCTACATTAATTCTACGTTGTCACGTGAAAGATAAGATTCTCTTCAATGACTCCAACGTGATTGAAGGGCTCGGGCAATACTACTTTTCAATCTTCATCAACCATTACTGCAACTAACTAAATTGAAATATAGCAAACTAAATAACTACTTGGCCCCAATGAAGCTGTCGAGTTGACTGGCTTTAAATTCCATGCTATCACGTTTCTGATGAAGTTCCAGGATCTTTACATGTTCTTTCTTCGTAGATGCAAAAcgacatacatacatacatatatgtgTGCTTTGGCTACCCCTCTCCTCTATAATTAAAATTGGCATTTTTTTTACAGCATCTTTTGATATCACTTATTCATTTCAATTGAGATAATAATATGGTAGTTTATGAAATGGCTATcgcattattaaaataaatattttttttcaaaagttcTTTCACGACAGCTTACGCATAACATCTAATTACTTTCACACAGTATCACTATCAGTGGAAATTTCCACATTTTAAAGGAGTTTTAATTACTTTGTCATGTGGAAGTTTCCACACGGTATTACTTTGTCATGTCCACTTCATATATAGTCTTGGTACAGTTCTACTACTAACTTATATCTGTCTCACTTCAAATGTATAGTAATAGTATAACTAAACAACTACTTGGCCCCATAGAAATTTTCGAGTTGACTGACGTTAAATTCCATATATACTACCTATTCTCCTGTGATGTTCGTGGAAGGATCTTTAAATACATGACCTCTTTTCGTGTGAAGTACATAAATCTTGTCCTAAAATTCTTTAATtttcaaatatataaaaaaattagctACCACTAGCAGAGCAAATGAGGAAATTAAATGGATTCATTTCTTAACATATAGATTACTTATAATCTCTCACGAGTTATTATCAATTTTGATAGATTATAAACACATTGAGGGTTGAGATTTGACTAACTATGattttaaaaaatgtatataatattttttattactaTTTCTTTTACTACTATTAATATATGTTACATAACCATTTCATTTTTACGATTAAAGGTATTTCTTAAAATTTTATCTTTATTAATATAGATGATGTGTCTAATTAATGTTGTCAATgtatatcaaaaatatataaattaaataaagcaTGAAATAATTTTTAAACTTTTAGATTGATTTTACTTTCTCAATAAAAAGAATGATTTGACAAAAaaatgttaaataaataaatgtagaACATCATGTGATTtgacaataaatatatttatatatatgtataaaatgtTGATATGACTAAAGCAAAATGTTACTCAAAGTTACAGATTCACtacacaaaaaaatataaactaaagAGAACAAAAATTTACGTGCACGAAGAAGGAccataattttgtaatttatataatttgtcgtataaaatgatttttttaaaaatttgtggtGTAAAATGTAATTTTCTCTTCTCCAATTACCACTAAATAGACTATATGTATGATGCCCACTTAACCTAAGGGGTATTGATGGGCTAATTGTAATCATTATAATATGAGGTGGTAGATTATAGTTTAATGGACCAACACATAGTCATTAAGATACCACTATTTGCCTCTAATGTAATTAGAAAGTGCAAACCATCACATTATCGTTATTGTCAATTGATAGACACTTTAAATAAAGATTGTGATTATGGaataatatttgtgattatattagtcATATAATTCTAACAAATTTTATATATGTCTTGCTCAATGAGCTGCTTTATTGAAATTGACTGAAAAGAGTGTCGCAGTAGTGGTGTTCTTGGGAGAAGAAGCCATCGACAAACATTCACCATCGTTGGCCGAGATTTTGGCTCGGAACGCAGGCATGCTAAGGCTATTGTTACTACCAGAACTATGTCTGAGGCAAGAATATGATTACCATGTGGAGCTGAGAGACGTGAGTCTAAGACATCTTTCAACATAATCATCGGTCCATTAGAAGACGATGATGACCTTGACAATATCAAAGAAATAATCTCTGGCGGATGTCTTCCCATGATTGTCTCTAGTGCCACCACTCCAAAACTATAAACATCACCCTTTTCACTCAGAACCGTGGTGTAGGCATATTCtgaacaagaaaacaaaatattacAATCTTATTACgtaaaatataataaaaccaaTGTATATCGAGCTAAATATTTACCTGGTGCAACATAGCCAAAGGTGCCAGCAAGTACCGTTCGATTAGAGGAATTAGTATATAAGAGTCTAGCAATGCCAAAGTCAGAGACTAAAGCCTTCATTTCGTGGTCCAATAGAATGTTGCTGCTGGTTACATCCCTATGAACAATTGGTGGACTACAATCGTGGTGGATGTATGATAAGGCATGTGCTATGCCTGCAATTATGCTTATCCTTTTGCTCCAATCCAATTGGGTAGCTTTGGTATCATTTCTTAGAAGATTAAACAAACTCCCTCTCTTCACATATTCATAAACCAGAAACATGCATTGTTTGTGTAAACAAAAACCATGAAGCTTCACTATGTTTCGATGTCGTATTTTGGATAATAGTTTCACTTCATTCTTAAAACTCTTAAGAAAATCAGGTTCCTCTGCTTCTAAACTGTGAAGTTTCTTTAAGGCCACTACTCTGCCATTAGGTAGCCGAGCTCTGTAAACACTCCCAAATTTACCACTTCCAATGCAGTATTTGATGTCAAAATCCTCTGTTACCTTGATGATATCCTTGAAAGCAATTTTTCCatcataattccatatattgaatAAATCTCCATGCTTTTCTTTTCTTGCATCACTATCTTTGTCAGCCTCCCAAATTTTGAAAACTAGATATCTAATAAAAAGTACTCCAAAGAAAATGATGATTGGAACAAAAATTCCTGCTAAAAAAATCTCCTTGTTCTGTATAATAATCTTGCTATTGCTATTGGAAGAGGTAGAGAGAGATGGATCACTGACTCTGTCACTGAGTAAATTTCTGTTTCTCATAAATTCATGAGGTGGAGAAGAAACAAGAAAGTTATTTGGAATTTGATAGGCTATATTATTGTGTGACAAATCAGGTAGTATAGGCAAGAAAATGAAGGAATTAGGAATTGTTCCTGACAGTTCATTGTGGCTGAGATTTAACAGCCTTAAGTTTGACATACTCCAAAGTTGAGAAGGTATTTTGCCATAGAATAAATTACCACTCATGTCCAAAACCTTAAGTCTTGAAAGTGTTCCAAATTCAATAGGCAGCTCACCAGAAATCTGGTTTGAGGACAAGTTAAGATACTCAAGTTGGGTCAGCTGAGTTAGCTCACTAAATAAGCAACCAGAAATCTTGTTATTTGACAAGTCTAGAGATTTCAAATTGATAAGATGGCTCATGAATAAAGGAATTGCCCCAGTGATATTATTATCTCCAAGGAACAAATGTTCTAGTTTGCTCAAATTTCTCAGTTCCAAAGGAATAGAGCCACTTATTTGGTTCCATTTAAGAGACAGGGATTTCAAATTGGTTAAAAGGCCTATGTATGAAGGAATTGGCCCCTTAAGTTTGTTGTCACTAAGATTTAAATGGACCAAATTATTCAAATATCCTATTTCTACAGGTATAGAGCCACTAATAAGGTTAGAATCAAGTGAAAGAGAGACCaaattggtcaaatgaccaaggCTAGAAGGAATTGAACCAACAATCTTGTTTCTAGCCAGGTTTAGGGTCTCTAAGTTTTTCAAGTTCCAAATTTCCTCAGGAATTGAACCGTTAATCTTATTGAAAGAAAGGTCAAGATAAGTTAGTTTATGAAGAGTACCTATTTCAGATGGTATATTACCAATGAGTCCGTGTCCAACGAGTCGAAGACGAACAAGTTTTGGGACAGCAAAGAAGTTGAACTTCACAAACTTGT
It encodes the following:
- the LOC133818014 gene encoding MDIS1-interacting receptor like kinase 2-like isoform X2, which gives rise to MTPFVSILFLFMFMFMSFRNTSATVSMASSQFMLLLDREAHALLQSGWWSGYTDYMPDHCEWPGIACNGFGSIIEISTPSQFQLRDKFVKFNFFAVPKLVRLRLVGHGLIGNIPSEIGTLHKLTYLDLSFNKINGSIPEEIWNLKNLETLNLARNKIVGSIPSSLGHLTNLVSLSLDSNLISGSIPVEIGYLNNLVHLNLSDNKLKGPIPSYIGLLTNLKSLSLKWNQISGSIPLELRNLSKLEHLFLGDNNITGAIPLFMSHLINLKSLDLSNNKISGCLFSELTQLTQLEYLNLSSNQISGELPIEFGTLSRLKVLDMSGNLFYGKIPSQLWSMSNLRLLNLSHNELSGTIPNSFIFLPILPDLSHNNIAYQIPNNFLVSSPPHEFMRNRNLLSDRVSDPSLSTSSNSNSKIIIQNKEIFLAGIFVPIIIFFGVLFIRYLVFKIWEADKDSDARKEKHGDLFNIWNYDGKIAFKDIIKVTEDFDIKYCIGSGKFGSVYRARLPNGRVVALKKLHSLEAEEPDFLKSFKNEVKLLSKIRHRNIVKLHGFCLHKQCMFLVYEYVKRGSLFNLLRNDTKATQLDWSKRISIIAGIAHALSYIHHDCSPPIVHRDVTSSNILLDHEMKALVSDFGIARLLYTNSSNRTNMPTPRF
- the LOC133814394 gene encoding uncharacterized protein LOC133814394, with the translated sequence MIQALETNFQKHSEEQFARFMARLDEQVARLDDRVNQLQSSSSKPQVVNGTASSGMVSPPGQRPEATIDSRDVNSILKIMRVKVHRFDGTNVEDWVYKINKFFDLHGVLPDIRLAMVAFHLEGAPSTWFQWMEKGGGFSDWESFLRALRLRFGVSIYDDPLGRIAKLVRTGRVSTFRAEFEALMTQISGVSEQYFLNFFVWGLKNEIRRELLMAKPVDLVDAMAKAQLFEDRHDDLLGRAHGESGRSGWSPKFPKSSAPAAQNEAGSASVGSTSNVTAASKFQTLNNTSLPVKRLSPAEIKEKREKGLCFTCDEKYSFGHKCKNRVLILCAQGEEEEEEDTPAGVEELAELDDSQADEVSLNSLSNSTNPRIFRIMAHHGKEPLEVLIDTGSNNNFIQEALAARLGLNCEVTKRFKVYMGNGNSLWCSQLCKGVELVLQGHKFLVDLYILPIWGLNVVLGMQWLQTLGPCIHDHKALTMEFQWQGAVVKLAGSSNLANHQLSFTQLRSLVREGDVRELFKLAAGCEQQDNSVLEMAEIEATLPMAAKGILTEFSDVFAEPTHLPPHRGTDHRICLQPGTSPPTCYSLPELSINNKPVMVPQAILATRLVGNNDHKKPQVLVQWSLSAPEDATWEDFQEFCQLYDLTNLEDKVVFEEGSSVSPNPNQKSGPITLDPNQIQDKMEGWFDESTAGVEPSPLRETKEGSKKEWKSHTSKGGRVRTRATRVRVRPR
- the LOC133818014 gene encoding probable leucine-rich repeat receptor-like protein kinase At1g35710 isoform X1, producing the protein MTPFVSILFLFMFMFMSFRNTSATVSMASSQFMLLLDREAHALLQSGWWSGYTDYMPDHCEWPGIACNGFGSIIEISTPSQFQLRDKFVKFNFFAVPKLVRLRLVGHGLIGNIPSEIGTLHKLTYLDLSFNKINGSIPEEIWNLKNLETLNLARNKIVGSIPSSLGHLTNLVSLSLDSNLISGSIPVEIGYLNNLVHLNLSDNKLKGPIPSYIGLLTNLKSLSLKWNQISGSIPLELRNLSKLEHLFLGDNNITGAIPLFMSHLINLKSLDLSNNKISGCLFSELTQLTQLEYLNLSSNQISGELPIEFGTLSRLKVLDMSGNLFYGKIPSQLWSMSNLRLLNLSHNELSGTIPNSFIFLPILPDLSHNNIAYQIPNNFLVSSPPHEFMRNRNLLSDRVSDPSLSTSSNSNSKIIIQNKEIFLAGIFVPIIIFFGVLFIRYLVFKIWEADKDSDARKEKHGDLFNIWNYDGKIAFKDIIKVTEDFDIKYCIGSGKFGSVYRARLPNGRVVALKKLHSLEAEEPDFLKSFKNEVKLLSKIRHRNIVKLHGFCLHKQCMFLVYEYVKRGSLFNLLRNDTKATQLDWSKRISIIAGIAHALSYIHHDCSPPIVHRDVTSSNILLDHEMKALVSDFGIARLLYTNSSNRTVLAGTFGYVAPEYAYTTVLSEKGDVYSFGVVALETIMGRHPPEIISLILSRSSSSSNGPMIMLKDVLDSRLSAPHGNHILASDIVLVVTIALACLRSEPKSRPTMVNVCRWLLLPRTPLLRHSFQSISIKQLIEQDIYKIC